From the Ferrigenium kumadai genome, one window contains:
- the secD gene encoding protein translocase subunit SecD produces the protein MNRYPLWKYLLILAVLLAGLIYTLPNFYGESPAVQVSPLRSSMKADAALLERVAGILKAGGLNPEVVALDGNSIKARFADTDHQLKAKDVLTAQLGEDYMVALNLLSRSPQWLTSLHALPMYLGLDLRGGVHFLLQVDMKAALDKALEAATGDIRSALREQNVAYSGVNRDGNVLVVKFRDADARSKGEAEIKQRFSDYNLADKDEGGEFLLRATLKPEAERRLQDSAVQQNLLTLRNRVNELGVAEPVIQQQGADRVVVQLPGVQDTARAKDILGRTATLEVRMVDEEHQAVPGAVAPFGTEMFKDREGGYLLVKKQVILTGERINGAQPGFDSRTNEAAVHINLDGVGARKFKEATRENVGKRMAIILFEKGKGEVVTAPVIREEIGGGRVQISGKMNTMEAQDTALLLRAGALAAPMEIIEERTVGPSLGAENIQRGFDSTKIGFIMVAVFMIAYYLMFGTISMLSLGANLLLLVALLSTLQATLTLPGMAGIALTLGMAIDSNVLINERIRDELRNGLSPQAAIHAGYDRAFGTILDSNITTLIVGITLFMFGSGPIKGFAVVLCLGILTSMFSAVLVSRSLVNLIYGRKARLSSVAIG, from the coding sequence ATGAACCGTTACCCGCTGTGGAAATACCTGCTGATCCTGGCCGTGTTGCTGGCCGGGCTGATCTACACCTTGCCTAACTTCTACGGCGAGTCGCCTGCGGTTCAGGTGTCTCCGCTGCGCTCCAGCATGAAGGCGGATGCGGCGTTGCTGGAACGCGTCGCGGGCATCCTGAAGGCTGGCGGCCTGAATCCGGAAGTGGTCGCGCTGGACGGCAACAGCATCAAGGCGCGCTTCGCCGATACCGATCACCAGCTCAAGGCCAAGGACGTGTTGACCGCCCAACTGGGCGAGGATTACATGGTTGCGCTCAACCTGTTGTCGCGCTCGCCGCAATGGCTGACCAGTCTCCATGCCTTGCCGATGTACCTCGGCCTGGACTTGCGCGGCGGCGTGCATTTCCTGTTGCAGGTGGATATGAAGGCCGCGCTGGACAAGGCGCTGGAAGCGGCGACCGGTGACATCCGCAGCGCGCTGCGTGAACAGAACGTCGCTTACTCCGGCGTCAATCGCGACGGCAACGTGCTGGTGGTGAAATTCCGCGACGCCGATGCGCGCAGCAAGGGCGAGGCCGAGATCAAGCAGCGTTTCTCCGATTACAACCTGGCCGATAAGGACGAGGGCGGCGAGTTTCTGTTGCGCGCCACGCTGAAGCCCGAGGCCGAGCGCCGCCTCCAGGATTCCGCGGTGCAGCAGAATCTGCTGACCCTGCGCAATCGCGTGAACGAACTGGGCGTGGCCGAGCCGGTGATCCAGCAGCAGGGCGCGGACCGCGTGGTGGTGCAGCTGCCGGGCGTGCAGGACACGGCGCGCGCGAAAGACATCCTTGGCCGCACCGCGACACTGGAAGTGCGCATGGTGGACGAAGAGCATCAGGCCGTTCCGGGTGCCGTGGCACCGTTCGGCACCGAGATGTTCAAGGACCGCGAAGGCGGTTACCTGCTGGTGAAGAAGCAGGTGATCCTCACCGGCGAGCGCATCAACGGTGCACAGCCCGGCTTCGACAGCCGCACCAACGAGGCTGCAGTGCACATCAATCTCGACGGCGTAGGCGCACGCAAGTTCAAGGAAGCGACGCGCGAGAACGTCGGCAAGCGCATGGCCATCATCCTGTTCGAGAAGGGCAAGGGCGAGGTCGTCACCGCGCCGGTGATCCGCGAAGAGATCGGCGGCGGCCGCGTGCAGATCAGCGGCAAAATGAACACCATGGAAGCGCAGGATACCGCGCTGCTGCTGCGCGCAGGTGCGCTGGCTGCGCCGATGGAGATCATTGAAGAGCGTACCGTAGGCCCCAGCCTCGGCGCGGAAAACATCCAGCGCGGCTTCGATTCCACCAAGATCGGCTTCATCATGGTCGCGGTGTTCATGATCGCCTACTACCTGATGTTCGGCACGATCTCGATGCTGTCGCTGGGAGCGAACCTGCTGTTGCTGGTGGCGCTGCTGTCCACGCTGCAAGCCACGCTGACACTGCCGGGCATGGCGGGTATCGCGCTGACGCTGGGCATGGCGATCGACTCCAACGTGTTGATCAACGAACGCATTCGCGACGAGTTGCGCAACGGCCTGTCGCCTCAGGCGGCGATCCATGCGGGCTACGACCGTGCCTTCGGCACCATCCTCGACTCCAATATCACCACGCTGATCGTCGGCATCACGCTGTTCATGTTCGGCTCCGGTCCGATCAAGGGCTTCGCCGTGGTGCTGTGCCTGGGCATCCTGACTTCGATGTTCAGCGCGGTGCTGGTGTCTCGCTCGCTGGTGAACCTGATCTACGGGCGCAAGGCTCGCCTGTCCAGCGTGGCAATCGGTTAA
- the yajC gene encoding preprotein translocase subunit YajC has product MFISNAYAQTAAAPQGGGIMDFLPLIALIAVFYFLVLRPQSKRAKEHKAMVEALQRGDEIITVGGQVGTVSKVFEEYVGMQIAENVEVTVQKSAIQNVLPKGTIKSIK; this is encoded by the coding sequence ATGTTCATCAGTAACGCCTACGCTCAAACCGCTGCTGCTCCCCAAGGCGGCGGAATCATGGACTTCCTGCCGCTGATCGCGCTGATCGCGGTGTTCTATTTCCTGGTGCTGCGTCCGCAGAGCAAGCGCGCCAAGGAACACAAGGCCATGGTCGAGGCGCTGCAGCGCGGCGACGAGATCATCACGGTGGGCGGTCAAGTCGGCACCGTCAGCAAGGTCTTCGAGGAATACGTGGGCATGCAGATCGCCGAGAACGTCGAAGTGACGGTGCAGAAGTCCGCGATCCAGAACGTGCTGCCCAAGGGCACGATCAAGTCCATCAAGTAA